Proteins co-encoded in one Nitrospirota bacterium genomic window:
- a CDS encoding chaperone NapD: MIIASGFVEVNELNDVERVVSELKMREIEVNEVREEKIVFLVERETIAEVKAELDSFKDIDGVRNVYLAYYSAE; this comes from the coding sequence ATGATAATAGCAAGTGGATTTGTTGAGGTAAATGAATTAAATGATGTGGAAAGGGTTGTAAGTGAGTTGAAAATGAGAGAGATCGAGGTTAATGAGGTTAGAGAAGAGAAGATAGTCTTTCTTGTTGAGAGGGAGACTATCGCTGAAGTCAAAGCAGAGTTGGATTCTTTTAAGGATATTGATGGCGTAAGAAATGTCTATCTCGCCTACTACAGTGCCGAATGA